In one Dermacentor albipictus isolate Rhodes 1998 colony chromosome 4, USDA_Dalb.pri_finalv2, whole genome shotgun sequence genomic region, the following are encoded:
- the LOC135909170 gene encoding sulfotransferase ssu-1-like, producing the protein MAVEVRPCPNGPLYVDVDGLRINKRFSPTVVRDALRYNATASDKFLLSYPKCGTHWAQQIAYLIDHRGVPPADTLQLHMYGPSLEKFGAETLAELPNRGLIRTHLPYDFVPKHPQAKYVYVCRNPKDVCVSFFYHTKALPECDFVNGKFEDFFEIFLEGKTDFGDYFEHVLPWYERRGDDNVLFLNYEDMKSDPRKHVLEMAAFMNRERYDELLQNESMLADVLKFSSAGYMKNPASGGPRPHSKNCISKADIPKIMRQLFETPGAIRQVSGVVRSGRTGGWKELFTPAMNERMERKIREKFSQTDLVSIWRHYGIL; encoded by the coding sequence ATGGCTGTGGAAGTTAGACCGTGTCCCAACGGGCCACTATACGTCGACGTCGACGGCTTGCGAATCAACAAGCGCTTTTCGCCGACCGTGGTGCGGGATGCCCTGCGTTACAATGCTACGGCGAGCGACAAGTTCCTCTTGTCGTACCCAAAGTGCGGGACCCACTGGGCACAGCAGATCGCTTATCTCATCGACCATCGGGGTGTCCCGCCCGCCGACACTCTGCAGCTTCACATGTACGGACCTTCGCTAGAGAAGTTCGGTGCCGAGACGCTGGCAGAGCTTCCCAACAGAGGTTTGATTCGCACCCACTTACCATACGACTTCGTGCCCAAGCATCCGCAGGCCAAGTACGTGTACGTGTGCCGAAACCCAAAGGACGTCTGCGTGTCCTTCTTCTACCACACGAAAGCGCTACCGGAGTGTGACTTCGTGAATGGCAAGTTCGAAGACTTCTTCGAGATATTTCTTGAAGGTAAAACTGACTTCGGCGACTACTTTGAGCATGTGCTACCATGGTACGAACGCCGCGGAGACGACAACGTGCTGTTCCTGAACTACGAGGACATGAAGAGCGACCCCAGAAAACACGTGCTCGAGATGGCTGCGTTCATGAACAGAGAGCGCTACGACGAGCTTCTCCAGAACGAAAGCATGCTGGCAGATGTGCTCAAATTCAGCAGTGCCGGGTACATGAAAAACCCGGCTTCTGGTGGTCCCAGGCCACACTCGAAAAATTGCATTTCGAAGGCCGACATCCCGAAGATAATGCGGCAGCTGTTTGAAACGCCCGGTGCAATACGGCAAGTCAGTGGTGTTGTTCGTTCTGGGCGCACGGGTGGTTGGAAAGAGCTCTTCACGCCAGCTATGAACGAAAGGATGGAAAGGAAAATACGCGAGAAGTTTTCGCAAACTGATCTAGTTTCTATCTGGAGGCACTATGGCATTCTTTAA